A stretch of Rhinopithecus roxellana isolate Shanxi Qingling chromosome 12, ASM756505v1, whole genome shotgun sequence DNA encodes these proteins:
- the TNFRSF18 gene encoding tumor necrosis factor receptor superfamily member 18 encodes MCACGTLCCLALLCAASLGQRPTGGPGCGPGRLLLGTGKDARCCRVHPTHCCRDYPREECCSEWDCMCVQPEFHCGDPCCTTCRHHPCPSGQGVQPQGKFSFGFRCVDCALGTFSRGHDGHCKPWTDCTQFGFLTVFPGNKTHNAVCVPGSPPAEPPGWLTIVLLAVAACVLLLTSAQLALHVWQLRSQPTWPRETQLLLEVPPSTEDASSCQFPEEERGERLAEEKGRLGDLWV; translated from the exons ATGTGTGCGTGCGGGACCCTGTGCTGCCTGGCGCTGCTGTGTGCGGCCAGCCTGGGTCAGCGCCCCACCGGGGGTCCTGGGTGCGGCCCTGGGCGCCTCCTGCTCGGGACGGGAAAGGACGCACGCTGCTGCCGCGTTCACCCGACGCACTGCTGCCGCGATTACCCGC GCGAGGAGTGCTGTTCCGAGTGGGACTGCATGTGTGTCCAGCCTGAATTCCACTGCGGAGACCCTTGCTGCACGACCTGCCGGCACCACCCTTGCCCCTCAGGCCAGGGGGTGCAGCCCCAGG GGAAATTCAGTTTTGGCTTCAGGTGTGTCGACTGTGCCTTGGGGACCTTCTCCAGGGGCCACGACGGCCACTGCAAACCTTGGACAGA CTGCACCCAGTTTGGGTTTCTCACCGTGTTCCCTGGAAACAAGACCCACAACGCTGTGTGCGTCCCAGGGTCCCCGCCGGCAGAGCCGCCTGGGTGGCTGACCATCGTCCTCCTGGCCGTGGCCGCCTGCGTCCTCCTCCTGACCTCGGCCCAGCTTGCACTGCACGTCTGGCAGCTGAGGAGTCAGCCCACGTGGCCCCGAG AGACCCAGCTACTGCTGGAGGTGCCGCCGTCGACCGAAGACGCCAGCAGCTGCCAGTTCCCTGAGGAGGAGCGGGGCGAGCGGCTGGCAGAGGAGAAGGGGCGGCTGGGAGACCTGTGGGTGTGA
- the TNFRSF4 gene encoding tumor necrosis factor receptor superfamily member 4 yields the protein MCVGARRLGRGPCAALLLLGLGLSTTAKLQCVGDTYPSNDRCCQECRPGNGMVSRCNRSQNTVCRPCGPGFYNDVVSAKPCKACTWCNLRSGSERKQPCTATQDTVCRCRAGTQPLDSYKPGVDCAPCPPGHFSPGDNQACKPWTNCTLAGKHTLQPASNSSDAICEDRDPPPTQPQETQGPPARPTTVQPTEAWPRTSQSPSTRPVEVPRGPAVAAILGLGLALGLLGPLAMLLALLLLRRDQRLPPNAPKAPGGGSFRTPIQEEQADVHSTLAKI from the exons ATGTGTGTGGGGGCTCGGCGGCTGGGCCGGGGGCCGTGTGCGGCTCTGCTCCTCCTGGGCCTGGGGCTGAGCACCACGGCGAAGCTCCAGTGTGTCGGGGACACCTACCCCAGCAACGACCGGTGCTGCCAGGAGTGCAGGCCAG GCAACGGGATGGTGAGCCGCTGCAACCGCTCCCAGAACACAGTGTGCCGTCCATGCGGGCCTGGCTTCTACAACGACGTGGTCAGCGCCAAGCCCTGCAAGGCCTGCACATGGTGCAACCTCA GAAGTGGGAGCGAGCGGAAGCAGCCGTGCACGGCCACACAGGACACGGTCTGCCGCTGCCGGGCGGGCACCCAGCCCCTGGACAGCTACAAGCCTGGAGTTG ACTGTGCCCCCTGCCCTCCAGGGCACTTCTCCCCAGGAGACAACCAGGCCTGCAAGCCCTGGACCAA CTGCACCTTGGCCGGGAAGCACACCCTGCAGCCAGCCAGCAATAGCTCGGACGCCATCTGTGAGGACAGGGACCCCCCACCCACACAGCCCCAGGAGACCCAGGGCCCCCCGGCCAGGCCCACCACTGTCCAGCCCACGGAAGCCTGGCCCAGAACCTCACAGAGCCCCTCCACCCGGCCCGTGGAGGTCCCCAGGG GCCCTGCGGTTGCTGCCAttctgggcctgggcctggcgcTGGGGCTGCTGGGCCCCCTGGCCATGCTGCTGGCCCTGCTCCTGCTCCGGAGGGACCAGAGGCTGCCCCCCAATGCCCCCAAAGCCCCTG gGGGAGGCAGTTTCCGGACTCCCATCCAAGAGGAGCAGGCTGATgtgcactccaccctggccaAGATCTGA
- the SDF4 gene encoding 45 kDa calcium-binding protein isoform X3, giving the protein MVWSWVAMASRWGPLIALAPRCLWLLGAILLMDASARPANHSSTRERAANREENEILPPDHLNGVKLEMDGHLNRGFHQEVFLGKDLGGFDEDVEPRRSRRKLMVIFSKVDVNTDRKISAKEMQRWIMEKTAEHFQEAMEESKTHFRAVDPDGDGHVSWDEYKVKFLASKGHSEKEVADAIRLNEELKVDEEKWFTFSSPHTVCASTPGPAFPAVLPAPLTFVPLEVLENLKDRWYQADSPPADLLLTEEEFLSFLHPEHSRGMLRFMVKEIVRDLDQDGDKQLSLPEFVSLPVGTVENQQGQDIDDNWVRDRKKEFEELIDSNHDGIVTAEELESYMDPMNEYNALNEAKQMIAVADENQNHHLEPEEVLKYSEFFTGSKLVDYARSVHEEF; this is encoded by the exons ATGGTCTGGTCCTGGGTGGCGATGGCGTCCAGGTGGGGTCCCCTCATCGCCCTGGCTCCACGCTGCCTCTGGCTCCTGGGGGCGATACTTCTGATGGATGCGTCAGCACGGCCTGCCAACCACTCGTCCACTCGAGAGAGGGCGGCCAACAGGGAGGAGAACGAGATCCTGCCCCCGGACCACCTGAACGGGGTGAAGCTGGAGATGGACGGGCACCTCAATCGGGGCTTCCACCAGGAGGTCTTCCTAGGCAAGGACCTGGGGGGCTTTGATGAGGACGTGGAGCCGCGGCGGAGCCGGAGGAAGCTGATGGTCATCTTCTCCAA GGTGGACGTGAACACCGACCGGAAGATCAGTGCCAAGGAGATGCAGCGCTGGATCATGGAGAAGACGGCTGAGCACTTCCAGGAGGCCATGGAGGAGAGCAAGACACACTTCCGTGCCGTGGACCCCGATGGGGATG GCCACGTGTCATGGGACGAGTATAAGGTGAAGTTTTTGGCGAGTAAAGGCCATAGCGAGAAGGAGGTTGCCGACGCCATCAGGCTCAACGAGGAGCTCAAAGTGGACGAGGAAA AGTGGTTTACATTTTCCTCACCGCACACGGTTTGTGCCTCCACTCCGGGTCCCGCATTCCCTGCCGTCCTGCCAGCACCTTTAACCTTCGTCCCGTTG GAAGTCCTGGAGAACCTGAAGGACCGCTGGTACCAGGCGGACAGCCCCCCCGCGGACCTGCTGCTGACAGAGGAAGAGTTCCTGTCGTTCCTCCACCCCGAGCACAGCCGGGGGATGCTCAGGTTCATGGTGAAGGAGATCGTCCGGGACCTGG ACCAGGACGGTGACAAGCAGCTCTCTCTGCCTGAGTTCGTCTCCCTGCCCGTGGGTACCGTGGAGAACCAGCAGGGCCAGGACATTGACGACAACTGggtgagagacagaaaaaaggagTTTGAGGAGCTCATTGACTCCAACCACGACGGCATCGTGACCGCAGAGGAGCTGGAG AGCTACATGGACCCCATGAACGAGTACAACGCCCTGAACGAGGCCAAGCAGATGATCGCGGTCGCCGACGAGAACCAGAACCACCACCTGGAGCCCGAGGAGGTGCTCAAGTACAGCGAGTTCTTCACGGGCAGCAAGCTGGTGGACTACGCGCGCAGCGTGCACGAGGAGTTCTGA
- the SDF4 gene encoding 45 kDa calcium-binding protein isoform X4 translates to MVWSWVAMASRWGPLIALAPRCLWLLGAILLMDASARPANHSSTRERAANREENEILPPDHLNGVKLEMDGHLNRGFHQEVFLGKDLGGFDEDVEPRRSRRKLMVIFSKVDVNTDRKISAKEMQRWIMEKTAEHFQEAMEESKTHFRAVDPDGDGHVSWDEYKVKFLASKGHSEKEVADAIRLNEELKVDEETQEVLENLKDRWYQADSPPADLLLTEEEFLSFLHPEHSRGMLRFMVKEIVRDLDQDGDKQLSLPEFVSLPVGTVENQQGQDIDDNWVRDRKKEFEELIDSNHDGIVTAEELESYMDPMNEYNALNEAKQMIAVADENQNHHLEPEEVLKYSEFFTGSKLVDYARSVHEEF, encoded by the exons ATGGTCTGGTCCTGGGTGGCGATGGCGTCCAGGTGGGGTCCCCTCATCGCCCTGGCTCCACGCTGCCTCTGGCTCCTGGGGGCGATACTTCTGATGGATGCGTCAGCACGGCCTGCCAACCACTCGTCCACTCGAGAGAGGGCGGCCAACAGGGAGGAGAACGAGATCCTGCCCCCGGACCACCTGAACGGGGTGAAGCTGGAGATGGACGGGCACCTCAATCGGGGCTTCCACCAGGAGGTCTTCCTAGGCAAGGACCTGGGGGGCTTTGATGAGGACGTGGAGCCGCGGCGGAGCCGGAGGAAGCTGATGGTCATCTTCTCCAA GGTGGACGTGAACACCGACCGGAAGATCAGTGCCAAGGAGATGCAGCGCTGGATCATGGAGAAGACGGCTGAGCACTTCCAGGAGGCCATGGAGGAGAGCAAGACACACTTCCGTGCCGTGGACCCCGATGGGGATG GCCACGTGTCATGGGACGAGTATAAGGTGAAGTTTTTGGCGAGTAAAGGCCATAGCGAGAAGGAGGTTGCCGACGCCATCAGGCTCAACGAGGAGCTCAAAGTGGACGAGGAAA CACAGGAAGTCCTGGAGAACCTGAAGGACCGCTGGTACCAGGCGGACAGCCCCCCCGCGGACCTGCTGCTGACAGAGGAAGAGTTCCTGTCGTTCCTCCACCCCGAGCACAGCCGGGGGATGCTCAGGTTCATGGTGAAGGAGATCGTCCGGGACCTGG ACCAGGACGGTGACAAGCAGCTCTCTCTGCCTGAGTTCGTCTCCCTGCCCGTGGGTACCGTGGAGAACCAGCAGGGCCAGGACATTGACGACAACTGggtgagagacagaaaaaaggagTTTGAGGAGCTCATTGACTCCAACCACGACGGCATCGTGACCGCAGAGGAGCTGGAG AGCTACATGGACCCCATGAACGAGTACAACGCCCTGAACGAGGCCAAGCAGATGATCGCGGTCGCCGACGAGAACCAGAACCACCACCTGGAGCCCGAGGAGGTGCTCAAGTACAGCGAGTTCTTCACGGGCAGCAAGCTGGTGGACTACGCGCGCAGCGTGCACGAGGAGTTCTGA
- the SDF4 gene encoding 45 kDa calcium-binding protein isoform X1 — protein MVWSWVAMASRWGPLIALAPRCLWLLGAILLMDASARPANHSSTRERAANREENEILPPDHLNGVKLEMDGHLNRGFHQEVFLGKDLGGFDEDVEPRRSRRKLMVIFSKVDVNTDRKISAKEMQRWIMEKTAEHFQEAMEESKTHFRAVDPDGDGHVSWDEYKVKFLASKGHSEKEVADAIRLNEELKVDEEKWFTFSSPHTVCASTPGPAFPAVLPAPLTFVPLETERAVSPSPCSSQGSACVRVIRSSGGADAAQEVLENLKDRWYQADSPPADLLLTEEEFLSFLHPEHSRGMLRFMVKEIVRDLDQDGDKQLSLPEFVSLPVGTVENQQGQDIDDNWVRDRKKEFEELIDSNHDGIVTAEELESYMDPMNEYNALNEAKQMIAVADENQNHHLEPEEVLKYSEFFTGSKLVDYARSVHEEF, from the exons ATGGTCTGGTCCTGGGTGGCGATGGCGTCCAGGTGGGGTCCCCTCATCGCCCTGGCTCCACGCTGCCTCTGGCTCCTGGGGGCGATACTTCTGATGGATGCGTCAGCACGGCCTGCCAACCACTCGTCCACTCGAGAGAGGGCGGCCAACAGGGAGGAGAACGAGATCCTGCCCCCGGACCACCTGAACGGGGTGAAGCTGGAGATGGACGGGCACCTCAATCGGGGCTTCCACCAGGAGGTCTTCCTAGGCAAGGACCTGGGGGGCTTTGATGAGGACGTGGAGCCGCGGCGGAGCCGGAGGAAGCTGATGGTCATCTTCTCCAA GGTGGACGTGAACACCGACCGGAAGATCAGTGCCAAGGAGATGCAGCGCTGGATCATGGAGAAGACGGCTGAGCACTTCCAGGAGGCCATGGAGGAGAGCAAGACACACTTCCGTGCCGTGGACCCCGATGGGGATG GCCACGTGTCATGGGACGAGTATAAGGTGAAGTTTTTGGCGAGTAAAGGCCATAGCGAGAAGGAGGTTGCCGACGCCATCAGGCTCAACGAGGAGCTCAAAGTGGACGAGGAAA AGTGGTTTACATTTTCCTCACCGCACACGGTTTGTGCCTCCACTCCGGGTCCCGCATTCCCTGCCGTCCTGCCAGCACCTTTAACCTTCGTCCCGTTG GAAACGGAAAGGGCAGTGAGTCCTTCGCCCTGCAGCAGCCAGGGCAGCGCCTGCGTGCGGGTGATTCGCTCCTCTGGAGGGGCAGatgcgg CACAGGAAGTCCTGGAGAACCTGAAGGACCGCTGGTACCAGGCGGACAGCCCCCCCGCGGACCTGCTGCTGACAGAGGAAGAGTTCCTGTCGTTCCTCCACCCCGAGCACAGCCGGGGGATGCTCAGGTTCATGGTGAAGGAGATCGTCCGGGACCTGG ACCAGGACGGTGACAAGCAGCTCTCTCTGCCTGAGTTCGTCTCCCTGCCCGTGGGTACCGTGGAGAACCAGCAGGGCCAGGACATTGACGACAACTGggtgagagacagaaaaaaggagTTTGAGGAGCTCATTGACTCCAACCACGACGGCATCGTGACCGCAGAGGAGCTGGAG AGCTACATGGACCCCATGAACGAGTACAACGCCCTGAACGAGGCCAAGCAGATGATCGCGGTCGCCGACGAGAACCAGAACCACCACCTGGAGCCCGAGGAGGTGCTCAAGTACAGCGAGTTCTTCACGGGCAGCAAGCTGGTGGACTACGCGCGCAGCGTGCACGAGGAGTTCTGA
- the SDF4 gene encoding 45 kDa calcium-binding protein isoform X2, which yields MVWSWVAMASRWGPLIALAPRCLWLLGAILLMDASARPANHSSTRERAANREENEILPPDHLNGVKLEMDGHLNRGFHQEVFLGKDLGGFDEDVEPRRSRRKLMVIFSKVDVNTDRKISAKEMQRWIMEKTAEHFQEAMEESKTHFRAVDPDGDGHVSWDEYKVKFLASKGHSEKEVADAIRLNEELKVDEETQEVLENLKDRWYQADSPPADLLLTEEEFLSFLHPEHSRGMLRFMVKEIVRDLGEAGSSLAGAPGPGDQRQGPGIAGKSGQVLREPQPGCGLIHSRLADQDGDKQLSLPEFVSLPVGTVENQQGQDIDDNWVRDRKKEFEELIDSNHDGIVTAEELESYMDPMNEYNALNEAKQMIAVADENQNHHLEPEEVLKYSEFFTGSKLVDYARSVHEEF from the exons ATGGTCTGGTCCTGGGTGGCGATGGCGTCCAGGTGGGGTCCCCTCATCGCCCTGGCTCCACGCTGCCTCTGGCTCCTGGGGGCGATACTTCTGATGGATGCGTCAGCACGGCCTGCCAACCACTCGTCCACTCGAGAGAGGGCGGCCAACAGGGAGGAGAACGAGATCCTGCCCCCGGACCACCTGAACGGGGTGAAGCTGGAGATGGACGGGCACCTCAATCGGGGCTTCCACCAGGAGGTCTTCCTAGGCAAGGACCTGGGGGGCTTTGATGAGGACGTGGAGCCGCGGCGGAGCCGGAGGAAGCTGATGGTCATCTTCTCCAA GGTGGACGTGAACACCGACCGGAAGATCAGTGCCAAGGAGATGCAGCGCTGGATCATGGAGAAGACGGCTGAGCACTTCCAGGAGGCCATGGAGGAGAGCAAGACACACTTCCGTGCCGTGGACCCCGATGGGGATG GCCACGTGTCATGGGACGAGTATAAGGTGAAGTTTTTGGCGAGTAAAGGCCATAGCGAGAAGGAGGTTGCCGACGCCATCAGGCTCAACGAGGAGCTCAAAGTGGACGAGGAAA CACAGGAAGTCCTGGAGAACCTGAAGGACCGCTGGTACCAGGCGGACAGCCCCCCCGCGGACCTGCTGCTGACAGAGGAAGAGTTCCTGTCGTTCCTCCACCCCGAGCACAGCCGGGGGATGCTCAGGTTCATGGTGAAGGAGATCGTCCGGGACCTGGGTGAGGCTGGGTCCAGCCTGGCTGGTGCGCCAGGGCCCGGGGACCAACGGCAGGGGCCGGGGATCGCCGGGAAGTCGGGTCAGGTCCTGCGGGAGCCCCAGCCTGGGTGTGGGCTGATTCATTCCCGTCTCGCAGACCAGGACGGTGACAAGCAGCTCTCTCTGCCTGAGTTCGTCTCCCTGCCCGTGGGTACCGTGGAGAACCAGCAGGGCCAGGACATTGACGACAACTGggtgagagacagaaaaaaggagTTTGAGGAGCTCATTGACTCCAACCACGACGGCATCGTGACCGCAGAGGAGCTGGAG AGCTACATGGACCCCATGAACGAGTACAACGCCCTGAACGAGGCCAAGCAGATGATCGCGGTCGCCGACGAGAACCAGAACCACCACCTGGAGCCCGAGGAGGTGCTCAAGTACAGCGAGTTCTTCACGGGCAGCAAGCTGGTGGACTACGCGCGCAGCGTGCACGAGGAGTTCTGA